Proteins from a genomic interval of Rosa chinensis cultivar Old Blush chromosome 2, RchiOBHm-V2, whole genome shotgun sequence:
- the LOC112187853 gene encoding NEDD8 ultimate buster 1 produces the protein MAKVKIAGTWAGVLEVELDNWTVPMLREEVAKRSNCEPGSINLICAGRVLKDGDCSENLTQLGVKNNAKILASRVSAQEGKSLGQELMAESERAQRLARVKAAATALSKRHADGSLPIEDFNIVLEDQSGKKVQMGSETDQRAIMMGLMLHTNAKQLIKAQNYQDALEVLTMGEEAFSLCDPKVIELVDNPSILQIDMVWCYFMLRDINWLSVAGIRLEKAREGLERAHGKDSSRVRLLQEGRYPERALYLRLELLEGVVAYHSGQVDKSMKVLTSAQEKFTQLQVPDESLSLVMSMGFRERDAKRALRMSNQDVSSAVDFLVAQKAKTAQKQEDDIRRRDEIKEQKKYGTTPLKKAVDIEKLNQLVSIGFEKELAAEALRRNENDSEKALDDLTNPETNSSIQQHLESRKSKRQRQAVDASVEALVRMGFDRSLAVEALRGGGTMDQAIRRLLSGQAPNPTNAADQPEAIPAVDANNNNQSDAATDIANSLASILDDQNGEVGVPSTSSNASERDAEMESELAEELAQADAFTDYDIEVTKEGEAISEYLALLNSAGTK, from the exons ATGGCGAAAGTAAAGATTGCAGGGACATGGGCGGGTGTGCTGGAGGTCGAACTGGACAATTGGACGGTGCCCATGTTGAGAGAAGAGGTTGCAAAGCGATCCAACTGCGAGCCCGGCTCGATCAACTTGATATGCGCCGGCCGAGTTTTGAAGGACGGCGATTGCAGCGAGAATTTGACCCAATTGGGTGTTAAGAACAACGCAAAGATTCTGGCCAGTCGGGTTTCTGCTCAGGAGGGTAAGTCTTTGGGTCAGGAGCTGATGGCCGAAAGCGAACGCGCTCAGAGACTCGCTCGAGTCAA GGCTGCTGCAACTGCGCTCTCCAAGAGACATGCTGatggttcattgccaattgAAGATTTCAATATAGTACTTGAAGATCAGAGTGGAAAGAAAGTACAAATGGGATCGGAGACTGATCAGCG GGCAATCATGATGGGCCTGATGCTCCATACCAATGCTAAGCAATTGATTAAAGCACAAAATTACCAAGATGCATTGGAAGTGCTCACCATGGGAGAG GAGGCTTTCTCTCTGTGTGATCCGAAGGTTATTGAG CTGGTTGACAATCCTTCCATACTGCAAATCGATATGGTTTGGTGTTATTTTATGCTTAGAGACATCAACTGGCTCTCAGTGGCAGGAATTCGCCTTGAGAAAGCCAGAGAAGGACTTGAACGAGCTCATGGAAAGGACTCTTCTCGTGTTAGACTCCTTCAGGAAGGTCGCTATCCAGAGCGTGCACT ATATTTGAGATTGGAGCTGCTGGAAGGGGTGGTGGCCTATCACAGTGGTCAGGTTGATAAGTCAATGAAGGTGTTGACTTCTGCACAAGAGAAGTTCACCCAG CTTCAGGTGCCGGATGAATCTCTTTCTCTTGTGATGAGCATGGGCTTCAGAGAGCGAGATGCAAAAAGGGCACTGAGGATGAGCAATCAAGATGTTTCCAGTGCTGTTGATTTTCTTGTTGCGCAGAAAGCAAAGACAGCCCAAAAACAAGAAGATGATATCCGGCGGCGAGATGAAATTAA GGAGCAAAAGAAGTATGGTACTACACCCCTGAAGAAAGCTGTGGATATCGAGAAATTGAACCAACTGGTCTCCATTGG GTTTGAAAAGGAGCTTGCTGCTGAAGCACTACGAAGAAATGAGAATGACAGTGAGAAGGCATTGGATGATTTGACAAATCCAGAGACAAATTCTTCCATACAG CAACATCttgaatcaaggaaaagtaAACGACAGCGCCAAGCAGTAGATGCTTCAGTTGAAGCTCTTGTACGCATGGGCTTTGACAGATCATTAG CGGTCGAAGCTTTGCGGGGTGGAGGGACAATGGACCAAGCAATCCGTCGACTGCTCTCGGGACAGGCACCAAACCCCACAAATGCTGCTGACCAACCTGAGGCAATTCCTGCAGTCGATGCTAACAACAATAACCAATCTGATGCTGCTACTGACATTGCAAATTCTCTTGCTTCAATTCTTGATGATCAAAATGGTGAAGTCGGAGTTCCTTCAACATCTAGTAATGCATCAGAGCGTGATGCAGAAATGGAAAGCGAACTTGCTGAAGAACTAGCACAAGCAGATGCTTTCACTGACTATGACATCGAAGTTACTAAAGAAGGTGAAGCCATAAGCGAGTACTTGGCTCTACTGAATTCAGCGGGAACAAAGTGA
- the LOC112187854 gene encoding protein OS-9 homolog isoform X2 has translation MKVVLVFTLLALVLCHLVSAEINPAHLGGTFSRSSREPKYKIEFHSEESPFPPEDDQESVVMPNKNGQNFICYMPKVEEAKSGKPILQQNTSSMIVETEKRVKMKTPDELLEILKGQCFVRQEGWWSYEFCYQMKLRQIHVEDEKVLQEFVLGVYDAEATAAFNQNLSDISLLKDPRSKDAYQRYHPHQYTNGTTCDLTNQPRETEVRFVCSEPRAMISSITEISTCKYAVTIQCPTLCKHPLFQAERPVWQTINCNVLPKDYKETKVEDEVSEIKQIDMVTDNESQSNGDSDE, from the exons ATGAAGGTAGTACTGGTTTTCACTCTACTCGCGCTCGTTCTCTGCCACCTGGTCTCGGCCGAGATCAACCCAGCTCACCTAG GTGGTACTTTTAGTCGCAGTTCTCGTGAGCCAAAGTACAAGATTGAATTCCATTCTGAAGAGTCACCTTTTCCTCCT GAAGATGATCAGGAGTCTGTGGTTATGCCCAATAAGAATGGACAGAACTTTATATGTTACATGCCTAAGGTGGAGGAAGCTAAGAGTGGGAAGCCAATTCTCCAGCAGAATACTAGCAGCATGATTGTGGAAACTGAGAAACGAGTTAAGATGAAGACGCCAGATGAGCTGCTTGAAATACTCAAGGGCCAATGCTTTGTCAGA CAAGAGGGTTGGTGGTCGTATGAATTTTGCTATCAGATGAAATTACGACAAATTCATGTGGAAGATGAGAAG GTGCTTCAGGAATTTGTTTTAGGTGTATATGATGCTGAGGCCACTGCTGCATTCAACCAGAATCTCTCTGACATATCTTTGCTTAAAGATCCACGCTCAAAAGATGCATACCAAAG GTATCATCCTCATCAATATACAAACGGAACCACTTGTGATCTTACAAACCAACCTCGAGAGACTGAG GTGAGATTTGTATGCTCTGAGCCGAGAGCTATGATTAGTTCAATTACCGAGATATCCACTTGCAAGTATGCAGTTACAATTCAATGCCCCACACTTTGCAAGCATCC ATTATTCCAAGCAGAGAGACCGGTATGGCAGACCATTAATTGTAATGTTCTTCCCAAGGATTACAAGGAAACCAAAGTTGAGGATGAAGTATCTGAAATTAAGCAGATAGATATGGTCACAGACAATGAATCTCAGTCCAATGGCGATTCGGATGAGTAA
- the LOC112187854 gene encoding protein OS-9 homolog isoform X1: MKVVLVFTLLALVLCHLVSAEINPAHLAGGTFSRSSREPKYKIEFHSEESPFPPEDDQESVVMPNKNGQNFICYMPKVEEAKSGKPILQQNTSSMIVETEKRVKMKTPDELLEILKGQCFVRQEGWWSYEFCYQMKLRQIHVEDEKVLQEFVLGVYDAEATAAFNQNLSDISLLKDPRSKDAYQRYHPHQYTNGTTCDLTNQPRETEVRFVCSEPRAMISSITEISTCKYAVTIQCPTLCKHPLFQAERPVWQTINCNVLPKDYKETKVEDEVSEIKQIDMVTDNESQSNGDSDE, translated from the exons ATGAAGGTAGTACTGGTTTTCACTCTACTCGCGCTCGTTCTCTGCCACCTGGTCTCGGCCGAGATCAACCCAGCTCACCTAG CAGGTGGTACTTTTAGTCGCAGTTCTCGTGAGCCAAAGTACAAGATTGAATTCCATTCTGAAGAGTCACCTTTTCCTCCT GAAGATGATCAGGAGTCTGTGGTTATGCCCAATAAGAATGGACAGAACTTTATATGTTACATGCCTAAGGTGGAGGAAGCTAAGAGTGGGAAGCCAATTCTCCAGCAGAATACTAGCAGCATGATTGTGGAAACTGAGAAACGAGTTAAGATGAAGACGCCAGATGAGCTGCTTGAAATACTCAAGGGCCAATGCTTTGTCAGA CAAGAGGGTTGGTGGTCGTATGAATTTTGCTATCAGATGAAATTACGACAAATTCATGTGGAAGATGAGAAG GTGCTTCAGGAATTTGTTTTAGGTGTATATGATGCTGAGGCCACTGCTGCATTCAACCAGAATCTCTCTGACATATCTTTGCTTAAAGATCCACGCTCAAAAGATGCATACCAAAG GTATCATCCTCATCAATATACAAACGGAACCACTTGTGATCTTACAAACCAACCTCGAGAGACTGAG GTGAGATTTGTATGCTCTGAGCCGAGAGCTATGATTAGTTCAATTACCGAGATATCCACTTGCAAGTATGCAGTTACAATTCAATGCCCCACACTTTGCAAGCATCC ATTATTCCAAGCAGAGAGACCGGTATGGCAGACCATTAATTGTAATGTTCTTCCCAAGGATTACAAGGAAACCAAAGTTGAGGATGAAGTATCTGAAATTAAGCAGATAGATATGGTCACAGACAATGAATCTCAGTCCAATGGCGATTCGGATGAGTAA